The proteins below come from a single Acaryochloris sp. CCMEE 5410 genomic window:
- a CDS encoding beta-propeller fold lactonase family protein: MISLLKSKGLKRGLLAGLGMLLALLIYGLLQLIEPIGITPISANATVQFTGQALLVASDADMVATAYADAQLDRVAGIEDALTIVGLPLNAKQPAIASVQVSNSVMSWPQIIAVSPDGQRAYVAEVRSRPADGIQSFDDIDQMPPGEKITVVDIADRSQPKVLETVKVGRNPEHLSLSPNGRFLAVNLNEPGKELLIAQIKADGTLGHRTYFPVETEGTREDNQTAIWHPSGQYLAMIQAKNRRLGFYRVQTANEEINLTPVTDSLPLGNHLSHPRFTADGRFVLVTDLKWSLHTIPIFNHLLNPKGELIAVQFEPNLGKAPQVVSRVEVGLSPEGFALNPDNSLIATVNMRRTYLPNFLPAWRGKPYSSLSLVPFDPSTGQLTQGKEYGFEGLLAEQVTFDTSGNALAVVIYNYREPSPQTGAIEFWAVKAGKSPKLERTGYKLEVVRGAHDIFLVP; this comes from the coding sequence ATGATCAGTCTTTTGAAATCTAAGGGGCTAAAGCGAGGGCTGCTAGCCGGACTAGGGATGCTCCTAGCACTGTTGATCTATGGCCTCCTCCAGCTGATTGAGCCAATTGGTATCACCCCCATCTCTGCCAATGCAACAGTGCAATTTACGGGACAAGCCTTATTGGTGGCATCGGATGCCGATATGGTCGCCACCGCTTATGCCGACGCCCAATTGGATCGGGTTGCGGGCATAGAGGATGCGTTGACGATTGTGGGACTGCCTCTGAATGCGAAACAACCTGCGATCGCATCGGTGCAAGTGTCCAATTCAGTGATGTCCTGGCCTCAGATAATCGCCGTTTCCCCGGATGGTCAGCGAGCTTATGTTGCCGAAGTGCGATCGCGTCCTGCTGACGGCATTCAATCCTTCGATGATATTGACCAAATGCCTCCTGGGGAGAAGATTACCGTGGTTGACATAGCCGATCGTAGCCAACCGAAAGTACTTGAAACCGTCAAAGTCGGTCGCAATCCTGAACACTTGAGTCTCAGTCCAAACGGGCGCTTTTTGGCTGTCAATTTAAATGAACCTGGCAAAGAATTGCTGATTGCCCAAATCAAGGCAGATGGAACATTAGGTCATCGCACCTACTTCCCGGTGGAGACAGAAGGAACTCGTGAGGATAATCAGACCGCAATTTGGCATCCTTCCGGGCAATATTTAGCGATGATTCAGGCAAAGAATCGACGGCTAGGGTTTTATCGAGTGCAAACCGCTAATGAAGAGATTAACCTCACTCCAGTGACTGACTCGCTTCCCCTCGGCAACCATTTAAGTCACCCTCGTTTTACTGCCGATGGTCGTTTTGTTCTAGTCACAGATTTGAAATGGAGTCTACACACCATTCCAATTTTCAACCATTTGCTGAACCCCAAAGGCGAATTAATTGCCGTTCAGTTTGAGCCTAACTTAGGAAAAGCGCCCCAGGTCGTTTCTAGGGTTGAAGTGGGTCTGAGTCCAGAGGGGTTTGCCCTCAATCCCGACAACTCTCTCATTGCCACGGTGAATATGCGGCGCACCTATTTACCCAATTTCCTACCCGCATGGCGAGGGAAACCCTACAGTTCCTTATCATTGGTCCCGTTTGATCCAAGCACTGGCCAGCTCACCCAGGGTAAGGAGTATGGATTCGAAGGCCTCTTAGCCGAACAAGTCACATTCGACACCAGCGGCAATGCCTTAGCCGTAGTGATATACAACTACCGAGAACCCAGTCCTCAAACAGGGGCCATTGAATTTTGGGCTGTAAAAGCGGGCAAATCTCCAAAATTAGAGCGCACGGGTTACAAACTGGAGGTTGTCCGCGGTGCCCACGATATCTTCTTAGTCCCCTGA
- a CDS encoding YHYH protein, protein MGKLRTWGIKFGHWSIICLPLWLESAAQTHPQGSSTIAQKLAFQHQVTIEVKGNYRYITSNGIPDHPPGTFPNRGNPNRISPQTHQYRVTVRPQQAATITPMKRQPFGVALNGVPFDPGTAEFWNNDRQSGWRYNALSGAINLGLDDHHAHVQPTGAYHYHGLPTGLIVSLSSAKPMILVGYAADGFPIYAVKGYTDAQDANSELKQMKPSYRLKSGRRPDGPLGLYDGTFEQDYQFVQGIGDLDQCNGRVGVTPEHPQGIYHYYITETYPFIPRCFRGTPDSSFARNHLPPSRRPHHHPPSPPKQHPPKHHPPRHRPPRH, encoded by the coding sequence ATGGGTAAGCTGCGAACATGGGGAATAAAGTTCGGACATTGGAGCATTATTTGTTTACCCCTTTGGCTGGAGTCCGCTGCTCAAACCCATCCTCAAGGGTCGTCCACCATTGCCCAAAAACTGGCATTCCAGCACCAAGTCACCATTGAAGTAAAGGGGAATTATCGCTACATCACCAGTAATGGTATCCCTGATCATCCGCCAGGCACCTTTCCAAATCGTGGCAACCCCAATCGAATCTCACCCCAAACCCATCAGTATCGTGTGACTGTTCGTCCCCAACAAGCTGCAACCATTACCCCTATGAAGAGACAGCCGTTTGGCGTGGCATTGAATGGGGTTCCGTTTGATCCAGGAACGGCAGAATTTTGGAATAACGATCGCCAATCGGGATGGCGGTACAATGCCTTGTCTGGGGCTATCAATTTGGGACTGGATGACCATCATGCCCATGTTCAGCCGACGGGAGCATATCACTATCATGGGTTACCCACAGGTTTAATTGTCTCTCTCTCCTCTGCCAAACCGATGATTTTGGTGGGATATGCAGCTGATGGATTTCCCATCTACGCTGTTAAGGGCTATACCGATGCCCAAGATGCTAATTCAGAGCTAAAACAAATGAAACCGAGTTATCGGTTAAAGTCAGGCCGGAGACCCGACGGCCCTTTAGGGCTATATGACGGTACCTTTGAGCAGGATTATCAGTTTGTTCAGGGTATCGGTGATCTGGACCAGTGTAATGGCCGAGTGGGTGTCACCCCGGAGCATCCTCAAGGGATCTATCACTACTACATTACTGAGACCTATCCGTTTATTCCTAGATGTTTTCGAGGCACCCCTGATTCAAGTTTTGCCCGCAATCATCTGCCGCCTTCGCGGAGGCCACACCACCACCCTCCCTCTCCTCCTAAGCAGCATCCACCCAAACACCATCCGCCTCGACATCGACCCCCTCGACATTGA
- a CDS encoding LysR family transcriptional regulator has translation MEFRQLQSFITLAEELHFGRAADRLDITQPALSKQILVLEKAVGVQLFSRTKRTVTLTHAGQTFLHQARQLLLQRDQAVLLTRRTGDGEIGQLSIGFTKTATQTVLPQLLRQFVQRYPEVDLDLRELATEAQVTALNQDNIDVAFLHPPIDQRGLQLQVILAERFVAVLPPQHPFVHLDAIPLEAFANEPLIVHPRKEGPILYDGFLQVCQMAGFQPKVIQESITLQTRLCLVAAGLGITFVSDRLQTLVGTNVVCRPIQDCPIQLEFGAAWRQNAANPVLQNFLELLVGKKDVGTGLLAGSSYNASDAT, from the coding sequence ATGGAGTTTCGGCAACTCCAATCTTTTATCACCCTTGCCGAAGAGCTGCACTTTGGACGAGCGGCAGATCGCCTAGACATTACTCAGCCAGCTCTGAGTAAACAGATTTTGGTCTTAGAAAAAGCCGTGGGCGTGCAGCTCTTCTCTAGGACCAAGCGGACGGTAACTCTGACCCATGCAGGGCAAACCTTTTTGCACCAAGCCCGACAACTGCTACTGCAAAGGGACCAGGCAGTTCTACTGACCAGACGCACAGGGGATGGTGAAATTGGCCAATTATCGATTGGATTTACTAAAACCGCAACCCAAACAGTCCTGCCGCAACTGCTACGGCAATTTGTCCAGCGTTATCCAGAGGTCGATCTAGATCTGCGAGAACTGGCAACGGAAGCACAAGTAACAGCCCTCAATCAGGACAATATTGATGTTGCTTTTTTGCATCCCCCCATCGATCAACGAGGATTGCAGTTGCAGGTCATTTTGGCAGAACGTTTTGTCGCAGTACTACCGCCTCAGCATCCCTTCGTTCACTTAGACGCCATCCCGCTAGAGGCGTTTGCCAATGAACCCCTTATCGTTCACCCTCGCAAGGAAGGGCCTATCCTTTACGATGGGTTTCTGCAAGTCTGTCAGATGGCAGGCTTCCAGCCCAAGGTCATCCAAGAATCCATTACGTTGCAAACACGCCTATGTCTGGTGGCTGCAGGTTTAGGAATTACCTTTGTGTCAGATCGTTTGCAAACTTTGGTGGGGACGAACGTCGTTTGTAGACCCATACAAGATTGTCCAATTCAGCTTGAATTTGGTGCCGCTTGGCGGCAGAATGCGGCAAATCCAGTGCTCCAAAATTTCTTAGAGCTATTGGTTGGGAAAAAAGACGTTGGCACTGGTCTGTTAGCAGGATCTAGCTATAATGCTTCCGACGCAACCTAA
- a CDS encoding L,D-transpeptidase has product MKTEFIKIACVVIYVGTIASFDVAQAAEQNIPETPLPGLDQPRNYLPSAHGTRRLELSISRRQVTLFQGDQVLKTYPVAVGKAGWPTPVGDFEVQTKVRNPSWQNPFQGKDYVIPGGAPDNPLGTRWLGFWTNGKNWIGFHGTPNRASVGSAASHGCVRMYDEHIQELFELVAVGTPVKVTR; this is encoded by the coding sequence ATGAAAACTGAATTTATTAAAATTGCCTGTGTAGTAATTTATGTCGGCACAATAGCTTCATTTGATGTCGCTCAAGCAGCAGAGCAAAATATTCCTGAAACACCTTTGCCAGGTTTGGATCAACCTCGAAATTATTTGCCGAGTGCCCATGGGACTCGCCGGTTAGAACTCAGCATTAGTCGTCGCCAGGTGACCCTATTTCAGGGAGATCAGGTCTTAAAAACCTATCCGGTAGCGGTAGGAAAAGCCGGATGGCCCACCCCTGTAGGAGATTTCGAAGTTCAAACAAAAGTTCGTAATCCCTCCTGGCAAAACCCTTTTCAGGGTAAGGACTACGTCATTCCAGGGGGTGCCCCCGATAATCCCCTCGGTACCCGTTGGTTAGGATTTTGGACCAATGGCAAAAACTGGATCGGGTTTCATGGCACCCCTAATCGGGCTTCCGTCGGCTCCGCCGCGTCTCACGGTTGTGTTCGCATGTATGACGAACATATTCAGGAGCTGTTTGAATTGGTTGCGGTGGGGACTCCCGTTAAGGTGACTCGTTAG
- a CDS encoding AAA-like domain-containing protein, which translates to MNTVSESPLDPPSSVPTRPSINPADLHFPSGAISLDSSLYIERLPLENHAYQGIEKPGGLVRIQAPQGMGKSSLLLRLTAHARAQGYQTVTINFQTADQDIFTNIGKFLRWFCASVTYQLRKPSCLDDYWDDDIGAKLSCTMYFEDYLLAELDTPLVIALQHVEEIFEHVAIAVDFLPLLRFWHEQAKQGDVFRHLRLMVSHSTEVYVPLNINHSPFNVGLPIRLPPFNLVQVKALAYAYGLDWESDSEAQQLMDLVGGRPALVNMALYDISYGQKTLDQFLQEAPTQASIYRHHLQKLLTTLNHQPELAAALKDVVSAKSGFELEPVIAYKLNSLGLVELRRNECLISCELYRQFFVHKTFSQLDAWRERLAQLEEENTQLKQLVNLDALTQVANRRSFDEFIQAKWQQLGEMQAPLAVILADVDCFKLYNDTYGHQAGDQCLQQVAQAMQRCAQRASDLVARYGGEEFVVVLPLTTAESAAQIAETMLNCIKEKKISHDRSTVATKIVTASMGVASIIPTLDQDPTSLIKAADQALYQAKALGRDRVQIAIAAD; encoded by the coding sequence ATGAATACGGTTTCTGAGTCACCACTCGACCCTCCTTCTTCTGTTCCAACAAGACCCTCAATTAATCCTGCCGATCTTCACTTCCCTAGCGGTGCGATTTCGTTAGATTCATCCCTCTATATTGAGCGATTACCCCTGGAGAATCATGCCTATCAGGGCATCGAAAAACCGGGCGGTTTAGTGCGTATTCAAGCGCCCCAAGGCATGGGAAAAAGCTCTCTGTTATTGCGGCTCACTGCTCATGCTCGTGCCCAGGGCTATCAGACGGTGACGATCAACTTTCAGACTGCGGATCAAGATATTTTTACCAATATTGGCAAGTTTTTGCGGTGGTTCTGCGCTAGCGTTACTTATCAGCTGAGAAAGCCCTCTTGTTTAGATGACTATTGGGATGACGACATTGGGGCAAAGCTAAGCTGCACCATGTATTTTGAAGATTATTTGCTGGCTGAGCTAGATACCCCCCTGGTCATTGCCCTTCAGCATGTTGAAGAGATCTTTGAACATGTCGCCATTGCCGTCGATTTCTTACCCTTGTTGCGCTTTTGGCATGAGCAAGCCAAACAAGGTGATGTTTTTCGCCATCTGCGACTCATGGTCAGTCACTCCACAGAAGTGTATGTTCCCCTGAATATTAATCACTCGCCGTTTAATGTGGGCTTGCCGATTCGGTTGCCGCCGTTTAATTTGGTCCAAGTCAAAGCATTGGCCTATGCTTATGGTTTGGACTGGGAATCCGACAGTGAGGCCCAGCAGTTAATGGACTTAGTGGGTGGGCGTCCTGCTTTAGTCAATATGGCCCTGTATGACATTAGCTATGGCCAAAAGACCCTAGACCAGTTTTTGCAGGAGGCTCCCACCCAAGCAAGCATCTATCGCCACCACCTCCAGAAGCTCTTAACCACCCTCAATCACCAGCCTGAGCTAGCGGCGGCCCTCAAGGATGTGGTATCAGCAAAGAGCGGGTTTGAATTAGAACCCGTCATTGCATATAAGCTCAATAGCTTAGGGTTAGTGGAGCTAAGGAGAAATGAGTGCCTGATCTCCTGTGAACTCTATAGGCAATTTTTTGTTCACAAAACCTTCAGTCAACTGGATGCTTGGCGAGAACGGTTAGCCCAACTGGAAGAAGAGAATACGCAATTAAAACAGCTTGTTAATTTAGATGCCCTTACCCAAGTTGCCAATCGTCGGTCCTTTGATGAGTTTATTCAGGCAAAGTGGCAACAGTTAGGCGAGATGCAAGCTCCTTTGGCCGTGATCTTGGCAGATGTAGACTGCTTTAAGCTCTACAACGATACCTACGGTCATCAGGCTGGAGACCAATGCCTTCAGCAGGTTGCTCAGGCTATGCAAAGGTGCGCTCAACGAGCCTCGGACTTGGTGGCACGATATGGCGGCGAAGAATTTGTGGTGGTGCTGCCCCTCACCACTGCAGAAAGTGCGGCCCAAATAGCTGAGACCATGCTGAACTGCATCAAGGAGAAAAAGATAAGTCACGATCGTTCTACCGTCGCCACCAAAATTGTCACGGCCAGTATGGGGGTCGCCAGTATCATTCCCACCCTCGATCAGGATCCGACGAGTTTAATCAAAGCAGCGGATCAGGCACTTTACCAGGCCAAAGCATTAGGGCGAGATCGGGTGCAGATTGCTATTGCGGCTGACTAA
- a CDS encoding clostripain-related cysteine peptidase — protein MSRELNVAQTAQLASAHAHYKWAVLYWMPYDNDLSHFGEPIIEMLISGTQNTDVAIAVQSDYWGKSRMRRRQIIKGTVTEIEVLEEDSSDHTALVAYLNWANQTFEAEHWAVIVVGHGGKINELSPDDHTHHRQTRTWMSVDQFTKAIRQFNPSTQDQVELLYFQNCNKATLEVIYEAKDCARYTLASQLTLGAPNYYYEDWLKKLDTLVDGREAALTIMDTERADMYHTLTLVDNQAVEEIPEQLSKLLQPILKGRLPSLSQLNISTYPYFGELHCDALMLLQRLSEFSEQSEDELVEFADFLKTSVIVSHKTGGQLFGPPLPHTEAEVLCGLGLYFPETQQDVARYSSLALYQYVNLVGLYTRLVEG, from the coding sequence GTGAGCCGTGAATTAAACGTTGCTCAAACGGCCCAATTGGCTTCAGCCCATGCACACTATAAATGGGCTGTTTTGTATTGGATGCCTTATGACAACGACCTGTCACATTTTGGGGAACCCATCATTGAGATGTTGATCTCTGGCACCCAAAACACTGACGTTGCAATAGCCGTGCAATCTGACTATTGGGGAAAATCCCGAATGCGTCGTCGTCAGATTATTAAGGGTACTGTCACTGAGATCGAGGTTTTAGAAGAAGACAGTAGCGATCACACTGCTTTAGTCGCGTATTTGAATTGGGCCAATCAAACCTTTGAAGCTGAGCATTGGGCTGTCATTGTTGTGGGTCATGGCGGCAAGATCAATGAACTGAGTCCAGATGATCACACCCATCATCGTCAGACGCGCACCTGGATGAGCGTTGACCAATTTACAAAAGCTATCCGTCAATTCAACCCATCGACGCAGGACCAGGTTGAGTTACTGTATTTCCAAAATTGCAATAAAGCGACCCTCGAAGTGATTTATGAAGCCAAGGACTGTGCACGATACACCCTTGCCTCACAACTTACCTTGGGTGCCCCAAATTACTACTATGAAGATTGGCTGAAAAAGCTTGACACATTAGTAGATGGACGTGAAGCTGCCCTTACCATCATGGATACTGAAAGGGCTGATATGTATCACACCCTGACTTTGGTGGATAATCAAGCTGTTGAGGAAATTCCTGAACAACTTTCAAAATTGCTCCAACCCATTCTTAAGGGGCGTCTACCTTCACTCAGTCAATTAAATATTTCCACTTATCCATACTTCGGTGAGTTGCACTGTGATGCGCTCATGCTACTCCAGCGTCTCTCGGAATTCAGTGAACAAAGTGAGGATGAACTGGTTGAATTTGCTGATTTTCTCAAAACCTCGGTGATAGTGTCCCATAAGACTGGAGGACAACTTTTCGGTCCCCCTCTGCCCCACACTGAGGCTGAAGTGTTATGTGGCTTAGGTTTATATTTTCCTGAAACTCAACAAGATGTGGCCCGCTATTCTTCCTTAGCCCTGTACCAGTACGTGAACCTAGTGGGGCTATATACCCGTTTAGTGGAGGGGTAA
- a CDS encoding AAA-like domain-containing protein — MQYQIGGSLSASASTYIARQADQQIYAALKRGEFCYVLNSRQMGKSSLLVQTRHRLQAEGYRCAVVDMTNIGSENITPLQWYKGMIKDLWRNFKLIRQFDFKSWWQDEADISLLQRLSQFIKVGLLEQFPDQQLVIFIDEIDSILGLPFSVDDFFALIRFCYNQRAVDPDYCRLNFALFGVATPSDLIQNRQRTPFNLGTAIPLQGFTVAESKILAQGLDLKGGDADAILAAILYWTQGQPFLTQKLCQLVAQASDEAVSISPGKEANWVEQVVKDHILQHWESQDEPEHLRTVQNRLLNHSASAGRRLGLYQQVLQATAIPAEESPDQTDLILSGLVVKQDGQLRVKNPIYRQVFNQAWVEKQLGRLRPYKTSLEFWLASEQQDESRLLRGQTLQEALDWSQGKRLSDEDHQFLTASVECDRKQIQMTLEAERARAIETQLQQEQQTTKLQKRFSITVSIAFLIAVGLGGAAYQQAQTAQKQTELAQASEQKTLESNIRAFLSSSQGNMDSHRQLEALADIIQAHQQLDHLQKGADGLANEIQATLLSNVHRMVERNRLTLGVKVEHVAISPDGTQIATAAADGSVSLWGWDGQIRWQKFNHQAEVNQVVFSPDGQTLASASADRTVKLWNLQGKVIHTLSSFDAEVRALVFNAKGDRIVTSTNSHKVQSWTLKGELINSITKTKFFTQSADGRYLANNYKGHVIQIRDADSTLIRELPPAPELLRIIRLSPNGDYIAATGLDQKIRIRTKKGKVVSELPGHGALIRDMAFSPNGELIASVSSDKTVKLWHRNGQLLRTFKGHQATVWSVTFSPDGQFLLSSSEDGTVRYWQLNNPFWQRLVGPTDFLSQVAYHSDGQQLAAIAPSHKIYRWHRQTSTTFEAVPQVTSPELGGPLHGLAYHPNKPEFVTTDRGGYIHIWNADGSLRTRRSTPSRLWSVEYSPDGHQLAIGSADNTIQRWQFDDQGQLEQTPFQILDGHQATVRDVSFSPDGQWFVSASLDKTLKLWAKDGTLKTTLSEHRAAVQSVAISPNSQWFVSASEDSDIKLWTASGQLIQTLPDHQSAVREVAISPDGKWLASAAMDNTVKLWQVDLSRTKPATLVRTLTGHDRAVRSVAFSPDGKSLVSASDDQTLMRWNLAKLLQIKEEEYACRWISNFLKNNAQGHQHRHLCSPL; from the coding sequence ATGCAATATCAGATTGGTGGTAGTCTTTCAGCCAGTGCGTCGACCTATATTGCCCGGCAAGCCGATCAGCAGATCTACGCTGCCCTAAAACGGGGCGAGTTCTGCTATGTCCTGAACTCCCGGCAAATGGGCAAGTCGTCTCTACTCGTGCAGACGCGTCACCGTTTGCAGGCAGAGGGCTATCGATGTGCAGTTGTCGATATGACCAATATCGGTAGCGAGAATATCACTCCTTTGCAGTGGTACAAAGGGATGATCAAAGATCTGTGGCGCAACTTCAAACTGATCCGTCAGTTTGACTTCAAATCTTGGTGGCAAGACGAAGCCGATATTTCTTTACTACAGCGATTGAGTCAATTTATCAAGGTTGGGCTGCTAGAGCAGTTCCCCGATCAGCAACTGGTGATTTTCATCGATGAAATCGACAGTATTTTGGGGTTGCCCTTTTCTGTTGATGATTTCTTTGCCCTGATTCGCTTTTGCTATAACCAACGGGCCGTGGATCCAGACTACTGTCGACTCAACTTTGCCCTTTTTGGTGTAGCCACACCGTCGGACCTGATCCAAAACCGTCAGCGTACGCCCTTTAATTTAGGCACCGCCATTCCTCTCCAAGGTTTTACGGTGGCGGAAAGTAAGATATTGGCTCAGGGGCTGGATTTGAAAGGTGGGGATGCCGATGCAATCTTAGCTGCGATTTTGTACTGGACCCAAGGTCAGCCGTTCCTGACCCAAAAGCTCTGTCAACTCGTGGCTCAAGCCAGTGATGAAGCTGTCAGCATTTCACCGGGGAAGGAAGCGAACTGGGTCGAGCAAGTTGTGAAAGACCATATCCTTCAGCATTGGGAATCCCAGGATGAACCGGAACATTTAAGAACGGTGCAGAATCGATTGCTCAATCATTCAGCTTCTGCTGGTCGGCGCTTAGGACTTTATCAGCAGGTGTTGCAGGCTACCGCTATTCCGGCAGAAGAGAGCCCAGATCAAACCGACCTGATTCTATCGGGGTTAGTCGTTAAGCAGGATGGACAACTTCGGGTTAAGAACCCCATCTATCGCCAGGTTTTCAATCAAGCTTGGGTGGAGAAGCAGCTCGGCCGACTCCGTCCCTACAAAACGTCTTTGGAATTTTGGTTGGCCTCAGAGCAGCAAGATGAATCCCGGTTATTGCGGGGCCAAACCCTGCAAGAGGCGCTGGACTGGTCCCAAGGGAAACGGCTCAGCGATGAGGATCATCAGTTTTTAACGGCGTCTGTGGAATGCGATCGCAAACAGATTCAAATGACCCTCGAAGCCGAACGGGCACGGGCTATTGAAACCCAGCTTCAACAGGAACAGCAAACCACCAAACTCCAAAAGCGCTTCTCCATTACCGTTTCTATTGCCTTCTTAATTGCTGTGGGCTTAGGAGGAGCTGCCTATCAGCAAGCACAAACGGCCCAAAAACAGACTGAATTGGCCCAGGCCAGTGAGCAAAAGACCCTAGAAAGTAACATTAGGGCTTTCCTCTCCTCTTCCCAGGGAAATATGGATTCCCATCGACAGCTTGAAGCCCTCGCCGACATTATTCAAGCCCATCAACAACTCGATCACCTGCAAAAGGGGGCTGATGGTCTAGCGAACGAGATCCAAGCCACACTCCTTAGTAACGTCCACCGGATGGTGGAGCGAAATCGTCTAACTTTAGGCGTTAAAGTGGAGCATGTTGCGATTAGCCCAGATGGCACCCAAATTGCCACTGCCGCCGCCGATGGCTCTGTCAGTCTTTGGGGGTGGGATGGACAAATACGATGGCAAAAATTTAATCACCAAGCCGAGGTCAACCAAGTCGTCTTTAGCCCAGATGGGCAAACCCTTGCTTCAGCTTCAGCCGATAGAACCGTCAAATTGTGGAATTTGCAAGGCAAGGTCATCCATACCCTCTCATCGTTTGATGCTGAGGTCCGTGCCTTAGTCTTCAATGCTAAGGGGGATCGGATTGTGACCTCTACGAATAGCCACAAAGTACAGTCTTGGACACTCAAAGGCGAACTGATCAACTCCATTACCAAGACGAAGTTTTTTACCCAAAGTGCGGATGGTCGCTATCTTGCTAATAACTACAAAGGGCATGTTATTCAAATTCGTGATGCCGATAGCACCCTGATTCGGGAGCTGCCACCAGCTCCCGAATTATTGCGAATCATACGATTAAGCCCAAACGGGGACTATATTGCAGCAACAGGGCTGGATCAAAAAATTCGGATTAGGACCAAAAAAGGCAAGGTAGTCAGTGAGCTACCAGGTCATGGTGCCTTAATCCGAGACATGGCGTTTAGCCCCAATGGTGAACTAATCGCCTCAGTGTCGTCCGACAAAACAGTGAAACTTTGGCACCGAAATGGCCAGTTATTGAGAACCTTCAAGGGACATCAAGCGACCGTTTGGTCCGTCACATTTAGCCCAGATGGTCAGTTTTTATTATCTTCTTCAGAAGACGGAACAGTGCGCTATTGGCAGCTTAACAATCCCTTTTGGCAACGGTTAGTTGGCCCCACAGATTTTCTCAGCCAAGTGGCCTATCACTCGGATGGACAGCAACTGGCAGCGATTGCCCCTAGCCACAAAATTTATCGCTGGCATCGTCAGACATCAACAACCTTTGAAGCCGTGCCTCAAGTCACATCGCCTGAATTAGGTGGCCCCTTACATGGGTTGGCCTATCACCCTAACAAACCAGAATTTGTGACAACAGATCGCGGTGGCTATATTCATATCTGGAATGCAGATGGCTCACTTCGCACCCGAAGATCAACGCCAAGCCGCCTATGGTCAGTAGAGTACAGTCCCGATGGTCACCAGTTAGCAATAGGGTCCGCTGACAATACGATTCAACGCTGGCAATTTGATGATCAAGGGCAATTGGAACAGACTCCCTTTCAAATTTTAGACGGGCATCAAGCCACCGTTCGTGATGTTAGTTTTAGCCCCGACGGTCAATGGTTCGTTTCCGCTTCTCTCGACAAGACTCTAAAACTGTGGGCAAAGGATGGCACCTTAAAAACAACGCTGTCTGAGCATCGTGCGGCTGTCCAAAGTGTGGCCATAAGTCCTAACAGCCAGTGGTTTGTATCGGCCTCAGAAGATAGCGATATTAAGCTATGGACCGCTTCAGGTCAATTAATTCAAACCCTGCCTGATCATCAATCTGCGGTCCGGGAGGTCGCCATTAGCCCAGATGGCAAATGGTTAGCGTCTGCGGCGATGGATAACACGGTCAAACTCTGGCAGGTTGATCTTTCAAGAACGAAACCGGCCACTTTGGTGCGAACGCTAACCGGGCATGATCGTGCAGTCCGTAGCGTTGCGTTTAGTCCAGATGGGAAATCCTTAGTTTCAGCGAGCGATGACCAAACCCTAATGCGCTGGAATTTGGCGAAACTTCTACAGATAAAGGAAGAGGAATATGCTTGTCGTTGGATCTCAAATTTTCTAAAAAATAATGCTCAGGGACATCAACATCGCCACCTCTGCTCACCGCTTTAG
- a CDS encoding nucleoside triphosphate pyrophosphatase → MTIPFILASASPARRQLLKTVGIDPVVLPSHFDESQVTTTDPEALVTTLATGKAKVVAHQQQPPALVLGCDSVLELGGKIYGKPQGIEDAIARWKTMRGQTGRLLTGHTLIDLRQNRQLVRCQITEVDFAPLTDGQIRAYAETSEPLHCAGCFALDGRGGLFVEQIRGCHSNVIGLSLPLLRQMLTELGYDVTDLWSNESP, encoded by the coding sequence ATGACGATTCCTTTTATTTTGGCCTCTGCCTCCCCCGCTCGTCGCCAACTACTGAAGACGGTCGGTATTGATCCGGTGGTTCTTCCCAGCCATTTTGACGAATCTCAAGTCACTACAACGGATCCGGAAGCCTTGGTCACCACCCTGGCCACAGGCAAAGCTAAAGTGGTTGCCCACCAGCAACAGCCTCCTGCATTGGTGTTGGGATGCGATTCGGTGTTGGAGTTAGGAGGCAAAATTTATGGTAAGCCCCAGGGGATTGAAGATGCGATCGCAAGATGGAAAACTATGCGCGGTCAGACAGGTCGCCTACTCACCGGACATACCCTGATCGATCTCAGGCAAAACCGTCAGCTCGTCCGTTGCCAAATCACTGAAGTAGATTTTGCTCCCCTAACGGATGGTCAAATTCGAGCCTACGCAGAAACGAGTGAACCTTTACACTGTGCAGGCTGCTTTGCCCTAGATGGTCGAGGGGGACTGTTTGTCGAGCAGATCAGAGGTTGCCATAGCAATGTGATTGGCCTAAGTCTGCCGTTACTGCGGCAAATGCTAACAGAGCTAGGTTATGACGTTACAGACCTATGGTCTAACGAGTCACCTTAA